A DNA window from Enterobacter asburiae contains the following coding sequences:
- a CDS encoding M16 family metallopeptidase, whose protein sequence is MQGTKIRLLTGGLLMMAAASYVQADALQPDPAWQQGTLANGFQWQVLATPQRPSDRVEIRLSINTGSLAESTQQTGFSHFIPRLALTQSGSLQAVQVRSLWQQAIDPKRPLPPAVVSYDYTMFNLSLPNNRNDLLKEALTYLSDASGNLAITPDTVNYALSNSDMVATWPGDTKEGWWRYRLKGSTLLGHDPAEPLKQPVDAEQVKSFYQKWYTPDAMTLIVVGNVDSRAVVEQINKAFGDLKGKRETPAPVPTLSPLRAEPVSIMTDAVRQDRLSVMWDNAWQPIRESAAMLRYWRADLAREALFWHVQQTLSKNNVKNIGLGFDCRVLFQRAQCAINVESPGDKLNANLGVVAKELAKVRKEGLSEEEFNALVAQKKLELQKLFATYARADTDILISQRIRSLQNQVVDIAPEQYQKLRQDFLNGLTVEMLNQDLRQQLSQEMALILLQPKGEPEYDMKELQKTWDSIMATAPQPAQAATADDLHPDATDIPQGQ, encoded by the coding sequence ATGCAGGGCACAAAAATTCGACTCTTAACCGGCGGTTTGCTGATGATGGCAGCAGCCAGTTATGTGCAGGCAGATGCGCTCCAGCCAGACCCGGCCTGGCAACAAGGGACATTAGCGAACGGTTTTCAGTGGCAGGTTTTAGCCACTCCGCAACGTCCCAGTGACCGTGTAGAAATCCGTCTGTCCATTAATACCGGTTCCCTCGCGGAAAGCACTCAGCAAACCGGTTTTAGCCATTTTATTCCCCGGCTGGCGCTCACGCAGAGCGGCAGCCTGCAAGCGGTTCAGGTGCGTTCGCTTTGGCAGCAGGCCATCGATCCGAAACGCCCGCTCCCTCCGGCTGTGGTCTCGTATGACTACACCATGTTTAACCTGAGCCTGCCTAATAACCGTAACGACCTCCTTAAAGAAGCGCTTACGTATCTCTCCGATGCCTCTGGCAATCTGGCGATTACGCCGGACACCGTCAACTATGCGCTGAGCAACAGCGACATGGTGGCGACCTGGCCCGGGGATACCAAAGAGGGCTGGTGGCGTTACCGCCTGAAGGGCTCGACGCTGCTGGGACATGACCCGGCCGAACCGCTGAAACAGCCGGTGGACGCCGAACAGGTAAAATCGTTCTACCAGAAGTGGTACACCCCGGATGCGATGACGCTGATCGTGGTGGGTAACGTGGACAGCCGCGCGGTGGTGGAGCAGATCAACAAAGCGTTTGGTGATTTGAAAGGCAAGCGTGAAACGCCAGCCCCTGTCCCGACGCTCTCTCCACTGCGTGCAGAGCCTGTCAGCATTATGACGGACGCCGTGCGTCAGGATCGCCTCTCCGTCATGTGGGATAACGCCTGGCAGCCCATCCGCGAGTCCGCGGCGATGTTGCGCTACTGGCGTGCCGATCTGGCGCGTGAAGCGCTGTTCTGGCACGTTCAGCAGACGCTGAGCAAGAACAACGTGAAGAATATCGGTCTTGGTTTTGACTGCCGCGTGCTGTTCCAGCGTGCGCAGTGTGCCATCAACGTTGAATCGCCGGGCGATAAGCTGAATGCTAATCTGGGCGTGGTCGCAAAAGAGCTGGCAAAAGTGCGTAAAGAGGGGCTTTCCGAAGAGGAATTCAACGCTCTCGTGGCGCAGAAAAAACTTGAGCTGCAGAAGCTGTTTGCGACCTACGCTCGCGCCGATACCGACATTCTGATCAGCCAGCGTATTCGCTCCCTGCAGAATCAGGTGGTGGACATTGCGCCGGAACAGTATCAGAAACTGCGTCAGGACTTCCTGAACGGTCTGACCGTCGAGATGCTCAATCAGGACCTCCGTCAGCAGCTGTCGCAGGAGATGGCGTTGATTCTCCTGCAACCGAAGGGCGAGCCGGAATATGACATGAAGGAACTTCAGAAGACCTGGGATTCCATTATGGCTACCGCGCCGCAGCCCGCGCAGGCCGCCACGGCTGATGATTTACATCCGGACGCGACTGATATTCCGCAGGGGCAGTAA
- the bcsC gene encoding cellulose synthase complex outer membrane protein BcsC produces the protein MRKFTVNLLTLSLGLALMPMAEAANSPQQKQLLEQVRLGESTQREDLVRQSLYRLELIDPNNPDVIAARFRYLLRQGDNAGAQKELDRLKGIAPGSSAYQSSRNTMLLSTPDGRQQLQQARLLATTGHTQEAIAAYDKLFDGNPPGGDVATEYWNVVAKDPARRNAAINQLKKINTSSPGNTQLQATLSQLLFQSGRRDEGFAVLQDMAKSTNGRSQASDMWYDQIKGQPASSASVSALQKYLSVFSDGDSVAAARAQLEEQQKQLADPAFRAKAEGLAAVDAGQGSKAVAELQKAVSANHADSEAVGALGQAYSQKGDRARAVAQFEKAIALDPQSDNRGKWDSLLKVNRYWLLIQQGDAALKANNPAQAERYYQQARGIDNTDSYAVLGLGDAAAARKDNDAAERYYRQALRMDSGNSNAVRGLANIYRAQSPEKASQFIQSLSASQRRSIDDIERSLTNEQLSAQAEQLENQGKYAQAAEIQRRRLALSPGDVWITYRLSRDLYSAGQRSQADTLMRQLASQKPSDPDQVYASGLYLSGNDQDRAALAHLDTLPRSQWNGNIQELADRLQSNQVLETANRLRDSGKEQEAENLLRQQPTSTRIDLTLADWAQQRGDLASAKTTYSAVLQREPQNEDAILGLTEIYSVQGDKDAARAELAKLPTAQNGQPLSLNMQRRIAMAQAGLGDSAAAEQTFNKIIPQAKSQPGSMENALVLRDAARFQAQNGQPQQALETYKDAMVSTGITTTRPADNDSFTRLTRNDEKDDWLKRGVRSDAGDLYRQQDVNVTLQHDYWGSSGTGGYSDLKAHTTMLQVDAPLSDGRMFFRSDLVNMDAGSFDNNNGTYDPKWGTCYETPCSGNTHQSDNGASVAVGWQNKTWAMDIGTTPMGFDVVDVVGGISYSSDLGPIGYTVNAHRRPISSSLLAFAGQKDTNTGTTWGGVRATGGGVSMSYDKGEANGVWSSLNAETLTGKNVEDNWRVRWMTGYYYKLINKNNERLTVGVSNMLWHYDKDLSGYTLGQGGYYSPQEYVSFALPVTWRKRTENWSWELGGSVSWSHSKTKDELRYPIQNLIPTDEPDRYTDRGVMETGSSSSGTGYTARAIIERRVTSNWFVGMGVDIQEAKDYTPSHALIYVRYSAAGWQGDMDLPPQPLIPYADW, from the coding sequence ATGCGCAAGTTCACAGTAAATCTACTCACTTTATCGCTTGGCCTGGCACTGATGCCGATGGCTGAGGCCGCCAACTCTCCGCAGCAGAAACAGCTGCTGGAACAGGTTCGGCTGGGCGAATCGACACAGCGTGAGGATTTGGTTCGTCAGTCGCTTTACCGTCTTGAGCTGATTGACCCGAACAACCCTGACGTCATTGCCGCACGCTTTCGCTACCTGCTGCGCCAGGGCGATAACGCCGGTGCGCAAAAAGAGCTGGATCGTCTGAAAGGGATCGCGCCGGGCTCGAGTGCATACCAGTCATCACGCAACACGATGCTGCTGTCCACGCCGGATGGCCGCCAGCAGCTCCAGCAGGCGCGTTTGCTCGCCACCACGGGACACACGCAGGAGGCGATTGCAGCCTATGACAAGCTGTTTGACGGCAACCCGCCGGGCGGCGACGTGGCGACGGAATACTGGAATGTGGTCGCCAAAGATCCTGCTCGCCGGAATGCGGCCATTAACCAGCTCAAGAAAATCAACACCAGCAGCCCCGGAAATACACAGCTGCAGGCGACGCTGTCCCAGCTTTTGTTCCAGAGCGGACGCCGTGACGAAGGCTTTGCGGTATTGCAGGATATGGCTAAATCGACCAACGGGCGCAGCCAGGCGTCTGATATGTGGTATGACCAAATCAAAGGCCAGCCTGCCAGCAGCGCCAGCGTCAGCGCGCTGCAAAAATACCTGAGCGTATTCAGTGACGGCGATAGCGTCGCGGCGGCGCGTGCCCAGCTCGAAGAACAGCAAAAACAGCTCGCTGACCCGGCGTTCCGCGCGAAAGCGGAAGGGCTGGCGGCGGTGGATGCCGGGCAGGGAAGTAAGGCGGTCGCGGAACTGCAAAAAGCCGTCAGCGCCAACCATGCCGACAGTGAAGCAGTAGGTGCCCTTGGCCAGGCTTATTCCCAGAAAGGCGACCGCGCCCGCGCGGTGGCGCAGTTTGAAAAGGCGATTGCCCTCGATCCCCAGAGCGATAACCGGGGTAAATGGGACAGTCTGCTGAAGGTCAACCGCTACTGGCTGCTGATCCAGCAGGGCGATGCGGCCCTGAAGGCGAATAACCCTGCGCAGGCGGAACGTTACTATCAGCAGGCGCGCGGTATCGACAATACCGACAGTTATGCCGTGCTGGGGCTGGGCGATGCCGCAGCGGCGCGTAAAGATAATGACGCGGCGGAACGTTACTATCGCCAGGCGCTGCGTATGGACAGCGGCAACAGCAATGCGGTCCGCGGCCTGGCTAATATTTACCGCGCGCAGTCCCCGGAGAAGGCCTCGCAGTTTATCCAGTCTCTCTCCGCCAGCCAGCGCCGGAGCATTGATGATATTGAACGCAGTCTGACCAACGAGCAGCTCTCCGCTCAGGCAGAACAGCTGGAAAATCAGGGAAAATACGCCCAGGCGGCAGAGATTCAGCGCCGTCGTCTGGCGCTCTCTCCCGGCGACGTTTGGATAACCTATCGTCTCTCGCGCGATCTCTACAGCGCGGGTCAGCGCAGCCAGGCGGATACCCTGATGCGTCAGCTTGCCAGCCAGAAACCGTCCGACCCGGATCAGGTGTACGCCAGCGGGCTCTATCTTTCCGGCAACGATCAGGACCGCGCCGCGCTGGCGCATCTGGACACGCTGCCGCGCAGCCAGTGGAACGGCAATATTCAGGAGCTTGCCGACCGCCTGCAAAGCAATCAGGTGCTGGAAACCGCCAACCGTCTGCGCGACAGCGGCAAAGAGCAGGAGGCGGAAAACCTTCTGCGTCAGCAGCCGACCTCCACCCGCATCGACCTGACGCTGGCGGACTGGGCGCAGCAGCGTGGCGATCTGGCGTCGGCGAAAACGACGTACAGCGCCGTTCTGCAGCGTGAACCGCAGAACGAAGACGCGATCCTCGGCCTGACCGAGATTTACAGCGTGCAGGGCGACAAAGATGCCGCGCGCGCAGAGCTGGCGAAACTGCCCACCGCGCAAAACGGCCAGCCGCTGTCGCTCAACATGCAGCGCAGGATCGCGATGGCGCAGGCAGGCCTGGGCGATTCCGCTGCCGCAGAACAGACCTTCAACAAAATCATTCCGCAGGCTAAATCGCAGCCCGGCTCCATGGAAAACGCGCTGGTGTTACGTGATGCCGCGCGTTTCCAGGCGCAAAACGGTCAGCCTCAGCAGGCGCTGGAAACCTATAAAGACGCGATGGTGTCGACGGGTATCACCACGACGCGTCCGGCCGACAACGACAGTTTCACCCGCCTGACGCGTAACGATGAAAAGGACGACTGGCTGAAGCGCGGCGTGCGCAGTGATGCCGGTGACTTGTACCGTCAGCAGGATGTTAACGTCACGCTGCAGCACGACTACTGGGGCTCCAGCGGCACGGGCGGCTATTCCGACCTGAAAGCGCACACTACCATGCTGCAGGTGGATGCCCCGCTGTCTGACGGACGCATGTTCTTCAGAAGCGATCTGGTCAACATGGACGCCGGTTCATTTGATAACAATAACGGGACCTACGATCCAAAATGGGGGACCTGCTACGAAACGCCGTGTAGCGGCAACACCCATCAGTCCGACAATGGCGCAAGCGTCGCCGTCGGCTGGCAGAATAAAACCTGGGCGATGGATATTGGCACCACGCCAATGGGCTTTGACGTCGTCGACGTGGTGGGCGGTATCAGCTACAGCAGCGATCTGGGCCCCATCGGCTATACCGTTAACGCCCATCGCCGTCCAATCTCCAGCTCCCTGCTGGCGTTCGCCGGGCAAAAAGATACCAACACCGGCACCACCTGGGGCGGCGTACGTGCCACCGGTGGCGGCGTAAGCATGAGCTATGACAAAGGGGAAGCGAACGGCGTCTGGTCAAGCCTGAACGCGGAAACGCTGACGGGTAAAAATGTGGAAGATAACTGGCGCGTCCGCTGGATGACGGGTTACTACTACAAGCTCATTAATAAAAACAACGAGCGCCTGACGGTCGGCGTCTCCAATATGCTCTGGCACTACGACAAAGACCTGAGCGGTTATACCCTGGGTCAGGGCGGCTACTACAGCCCGCAGGAGTATGTCTCCTTCGCGCTGCCGGTGACCTGGCGTAAACGCACGGAGAACTGGTCCTGGGAGCTGGGCGGCTCGGTGTCCTGGTCTCACTCGAAAACCAAAGACGAACTGCGCTACCCGATCCAGAATCTGATCCCGACCGATGAGCCAGACCGCTATACCGACCGGGGCGTGATGGAAACGGGCAGCAGCTCCTCAGGCACGGGTTATACCGCGCGGGCCATTATCGAACGCCGCGTAACGTCCAACTGGTTTGTGGGCATGGGCGTGGATATTCAGGAAGCGAAAGACTATACCCCAAGCCATGCGCTGATCTATGTGCGTTACTCTGCTGCAGGCTGGCAGGGCGATATGGACTTACCGCCGCAGCCGCTCATCCCTTACGCGGACTGGTAA
- the bcsZ gene encoding cellulose synthase complex periplasmic endoglucanase BcsZ, protein MKAFRWCALAALMLAALPLRAACTWPAWEQFKKDYISEGGRVVDPSDTRKITTSEGQSYALFFALAANDRSAFDQLLTWTRDNLASGNLNDHLPAWLWGQKDKETWAVIDTNSASDADVWIAWSLLEAGRLWKHPDYTRTGKALLKRIVSEEVVKVPGLGAMLLPGKVGFADENVWRFNPSYLPPQLASYFTRFGPPWTQLRETNQRLLLESAPKGFSPDWVQYQKNKGWRLQQDKSLVGGYDAIRVYLWVGMMSDKDPQKARLLTRFQPMAAKTMKRGVPPEKVDVATGKRTGNGPVGFSAAMLPFLQQRDAQAVQRQRVADHFPDNNAYYSYVLTLFGQGWDQHRFRFTAKGELIPDWGQECASSQ, encoded by the coding sequence ATGAAAGCCTTTCGCTGGTGTGCATTAGCAGCGTTGATGCTGGCGGCGCTTCCTCTTCGCGCCGCCTGTACCTGGCCTGCCTGGGAGCAGTTTAAAAAGGATTACATCAGTGAGGGCGGGCGTGTCGTTGATCCCAGCGACACGCGCAAAATTACGACCTCGGAAGGGCAAAGCTACGCCTTGTTCTTTGCCCTTGCGGCGAACGATCGCAGCGCGTTTGACCAGCTGCTGACCTGGACGCGCGATAATCTTGCCAGCGGCAATCTCAACGACCATCTGCCCGCCTGGCTATGGGGCCAGAAAGATAAAGAGACGTGGGCGGTGATTGATACCAACTCCGCCTCTGACGCCGATGTCTGGATCGCCTGGTCTCTGCTCGAAGCGGGCCGGTTGTGGAAACATCCGGACTATACCCGCACGGGTAAGGCGCTGCTAAAACGCATTGTCAGTGAGGAAGTGGTGAAAGTGCCGGGGCTCGGCGCAATGCTGCTTCCAGGTAAAGTCGGTTTTGCCGATGAAAACGTCTGGCGTTTTAACCCCAGCTATCTTCCTCCGCAGTTAGCGAGTTATTTCACGCGCTTTGGTCCCCCGTGGACCCAGCTTCGTGAAACCAATCAGCGTCTGCTGCTGGAGAGCGCGCCGAAAGGGTTTTCGCCGGACTGGGTTCAGTATCAGAAAAACAAAGGCTGGCGGTTACAGCAGGATAAATCGCTGGTGGGCGGCTACGACGCCATCCGCGTTTATCTCTGGGTGGGAATGATGAGTGATAAAGATCCTCAGAAAGCCCGGCTGCTGACGCGCTTCCAGCCGATGGCGGCAAAGACAATGAAACGGGGTGTGCCGCCGGAGAAAGTGGATGTGGCGACGGGTAAACGCACCGGGAATGGCCCGGTCGGGTTCTCTGCCGCCATGCTGCCGTTTTTACAACAACGTGATGCCCAGGCGGTTCAGCGCCAGCGCGTTGCGGACCATTTTCCCGATAACAATGCCTATTACAGCTACGTGCTGACTCTCTTTGGGCAAGGATGGGATCAGCATCGTTTTCGCTTCACCGCAAAAGGTGAATTAATACCGGATTGGGGCCAGGAATGCGCAAGTTCACAGTAA
- a CDS encoding dicarboxylate/amino acid:cation symporter: MKTSLFKSLYFQVLTAIAIGILLGHYYPELGAQMKPLGDAFVKLIKMVIAPVIFCTVVTGIAGMESMKAVGRTGAVALLYFEVVSTLALIIGLIIVNVVQPGAGMNVDPSTLDAKAVAVYAEQAKDQGVVAFLLDVIPGSVIGAFASGNILQVLLFAVMFGFALHRLGSKGQLIFNVIESFSQVIFGIINMIMRLAPIGAFGAMAFTIGKYGVGTLVQLGQLIICFYITCILFVVVVLGSIARATGFNIFKFIRYIREELLIVLGTSSSESALPRMLDKMEKLGCRKSVVGLVIPTGYSFNLDGTSIYLTMAAVFIAQATNSHMDIFHQITLLVVLLLSSKGAAGVTGSGFIVLAATISAVGHLPVAGLALILGIDRFMSEARALTNLVGNGVATVVVAKWVKELDHKKLDDTLNNRSTDSKNPGLTS; the protein is encoded by the coding sequence ATGAAAACCTCACTCTTCAAAAGTCTTTATTTCCAGGTCCTGACAGCCATCGCCATCGGTATTCTGCTGGGTCACTATTACCCTGAGCTGGGCGCGCAAATGAAACCGCTTGGCGACGCGTTCGTTAAGCTCATCAAAATGGTCATCGCTCCGGTGATCTTCTGTACCGTAGTAACGGGCATCGCTGGCATGGAAAGCATGAAGGCGGTCGGTCGTACCGGTGCAGTGGCGCTTCTCTATTTTGAAGTGGTCAGTACCCTTGCGCTGATTATCGGTCTGATCATCGTCAACGTGGTGCAGCCGGGCGCGGGGATGAACGTAGACCCGTCAACGCTGGATGCCAAAGCGGTCGCGGTGTATGCCGAGCAGGCGAAGGATCAGGGCGTGGTGGCCTTCCTGCTGGACGTGATACCGGGCAGCGTCATTGGCGCGTTCGCCAGCGGAAACATCCTGCAGGTTCTGCTGTTTGCCGTGATGTTTGGCTTTGCTCTGCACCGTCTGGGCAGCAAAGGCCAGCTTATCTTTAATGTGATCGAAAGCTTCTCCCAGGTGATTTTCGGCATCATCAATATGATCATGCGCCTGGCGCCGATCGGTGCTTTCGGCGCGATGGCCTTCACCATCGGTAAATATGGCGTCGGTACGCTGGTGCAGCTGGGTCAGCTGATTATCTGCTTCTATATCACCTGTATCCTTTTCGTGGTCGTGGTGCTGGGCTCCATCGCCCGCGCGACGGGTTTCAACATCTTCAAATTTATCCGTTACATCCGCGAAGAGCTGCTGATCGTTCTGGGGACTTCCTCTTCAGAATCGGCGCTGCCGCGTATGCTCGACAAGATGGAAAAGCTGGGGTGCCGTAAATCGGTGGTCGGGCTGGTGATCCCGACGGGCTACTCCTTCAACCTGGACGGCACCTCGATATACCTGACGATGGCGGCCGTGTTTATCGCTCAGGCGACCAACAGCCATATGGATATTTTCCATCAGATTACCCTGCTGGTGGTGCTCCTGCTCTCCTCTAAAGGCGCGGCAGGCGTGACGGGCAGTGGCTTTATCGTGCTGGCTGCTACTATTTCCGCTGTGGGTCACCTGCCGGTGGCGGGTCTGGCGTTGATTCTCGGTATCGACCGCTTCATGTCAGAGGCGCGTGCGTTAACCAACCTGGTGGGTAACGGCGTGGCGACGGTGGTGGTGGCGAAATGGGTGAAAGAGCTGGATCACAAAAAGCTCGACGATACTCTGAATAACCGTTCAACTGACAGCAAAAATCCTGGCTTAACCTCTTAA
- a CDS encoding sugar kinase — MSKKIAVIGECMIELSQKGAEVSRGFGGDTLNTSVYIARQVAPEALTVNYVTALGTDSFSQQMLEAWQSEHVETSLIQRMENRLPGLYYIETDSTGERTFYYWRNEAAAKFWLESDAAAAICEELATFDYLYLSGISLAILSPTSREKLLSLLRECRANGGKVIFDNNYRPRLWASREETQQIYQQMLQCTDIAFLTLDDEDALWGEKPVEDVIARTQAAGVSEVVIKRGADSCLVAVAGEALVDVPAVKLAREKVIDTTAAGDSFSAGYLAVRLTGGTPEAAAQRGHLTASTVIQYRGAIIPREAMPV; from the coding sequence ATGTCCAAAAAAATTGCCGTGATTGGCGAATGCATGATTGAGCTGTCACAAAAAGGCGCGGAAGTCAGCCGCGGATTTGGTGGCGATACGTTAAACACGTCCGTTTATATTGCCCGTCAGGTCGCGCCTGAGGCGCTCACCGTGAACTACGTGACCGCCCTGGGTACGGACAGCTTCAGCCAGCAAATGCTGGAGGCCTGGCAGAGTGAACATGTCGAAACGTCGCTGATTCAACGTATGGAGAACCGCCTCCCGGGGCTTTATTACATCGAAACCGACAGCACCGGCGAACGCACGTTTTATTACTGGCGTAACGAAGCCGCGGCCAAATTCTGGCTGGAGAGCGACGCGGCCGCGGCCATCTGCGAAGAGCTGGCGACCTTTGACTACCTCTATCTGAGCGGGATTAGCCTGGCGATCCTGAGCCCTACCAGCCGTGAAAAACTGCTCTCGCTGCTGCGCGAATGCCGTGCAAACGGCGGCAAGGTTATTTTCGATAACAACTACCGCCCGCGCCTGTGGGCCAGCCGCGAAGAGACGCAGCAGATCTATCAGCAGATGCTGCAGTGCACCGACATCGCCTTCCTGACGCTCGACGATGAAGACGCCCTGTGGGGTGAGAAACCGGTAGAGGACGTGATTGCACGCACGCAGGCGGCTGGCGTGAGCGAAGTGGTGATTAAGCGCGGGGCGGATTCGTGCCTGGTCGCGGTGGCGGGCGAAGCGCTGGTTGACGTTCCGGCGGTGAAGCTTGCCAGAGAGAAAGTGATTGATACCACGGCGGCCGGTGATTCATTCAGCGCGGGCTATCTGGCGGTACGTCTGACGGGTGGAACGCCGGAAGCGGCGGCACAGCGTGGTCACCTGACGGCCAGCACGGTGATTCAGTATCGCGGGGCGATTATTCCGCGTGAGGCGATGCCTGTTTAA
- the hmsP gene encoding biofilm formation regulator HmsP yields the protein MRVSRSLTIKQMAMVSAVTVLFVLLFCVILLFHSVQQNRYNTASQLESIARSVRGPLSAAILKGDIPEAETILKRIQPAGVVSRADVVLPNQFQALRMSFIPERPVPMMVMRLFELPVQISLPVYSLERPANPQPLAYLVLQADSYRMYKFVMSWVVTLVTTCLLMTLILSVALTWCINRLIVHPLRRIARELNTLAPQDQMGHQLELPRLHHDDEIGMLVRSYNLNQQRIQRQQDELNSSATRFPVSELPNKAFLMAMLEQTVARQQTTALMVIACETLQDTAGVLRESQREMLLLTLVEKVKSVLAPRMVLTQVSGYDLVVIANGVKEPWHAITLGQQVLTVINERLPIQGIQLRPSASIGIAMYYGDLTAEQLYHRAFSAAFTARRKGKNQIQFFAPEEMEKAQQRLTEESDILTALDNRQFALWLQPQVNLLTGEVKSAEALLRVQQPDGSWELPEGLIERIESCGLMVTVGYWVLEESCRQLAAWQERGVTLPLSVNLSALQLMHPTMVSEMLELIHRYRIKPDTLTLEVTESRRIDDPNQAVAILKPLRNAGIRIALDDFGMGYAGLRQLQHMKTLPVDVLKIDKAFVDGLPGDSSMVQAIIQMARSLNLHLIAEGIETEAQRAWLAEAGVESGQGFLFAPAVPSDVFEERYLSGADNNAKV from the coding sequence TTGCGTGTCAGCCGTTCCTTAACAATCAAACAGATGGCGATGGTTTCTGCCGTCACCGTGCTGTTTGTACTGCTCTTCTGCGTAATTTTGCTGTTTCATTCCGTACAGCAGAATCGCTATAACACGGCTTCGCAGTTAGAAAGTATCGCGCGATCGGTGCGCGGCCCGCTCTCTGCCGCTATCCTGAAAGGGGATATTCCCGAAGCGGAAACCATTTTAAAACGCATTCAGCCTGCCGGCGTCGTTAGCCGCGCCGATGTGGTCTTGCCCAATCAGTTTCAGGCGCTGCGGATGAGCTTTATCCCGGAGCGTCCCGTCCCGATGATGGTGATGCGCCTGTTTGAACTGCCGGTGCAGATTTCGCTGCCCGTTTATTCGCTTGAACGCCCTGCCAATCCGCAGCCGCTGGCCTACCTGGTATTACAGGCGGATTCCTACCGCATGTATAAATTCGTCATGAGCTGGGTGGTTACGTTAGTGACCACTTGCTTACTTATGACGCTTATTCTCAGCGTGGCGCTCACCTGGTGCATTAACCGGCTGATTGTTCATCCGCTGCGCCGTATCGCCCGCGAGCTGAATACGCTTGCGCCGCAGGATCAGATGGGGCATCAGCTTGAGCTGCCGCGTCTGCATCATGACGATGAGATAGGCATGCTGGTGCGCAGCTACAACCTCAACCAGCAGCGCATTCAGCGCCAGCAGGATGAGTTAAACAGCAGCGCCACGCGCTTCCCGGTGTCGGAGCTTCCCAATAAAGCCTTCCTGATGGCGATGCTGGAGCAGACCGTTGCCCGTCAGCAAACCACGGCGCTGATGGTTATCGCCTGTGAAACCCTGCAGGACACGGCTGGCGTGCTCAGGGAGAGCCAGCGCGAAATGCTGCTGCTGACCCTGGTGGAAAAAGTGAAGTCTGTCCTTGCCCCGCGCATGGTGCTGACCCAGGTCAGCGGTTACGACCTGGTGGTGATTGCCAACGGCGTAAAAGAACCCTGGCATGCGATCACTTTAGGTCAGCAAGTACTCACTGTCATTAATGAGCGGTTGCCCATTCAGGGTATCCAGCTTCGTCCAAGCGCCAGTATCGGTATTGCGATGTACTATGGCGATTTAACGGCAGAGCAGCTTTATCATCGCGCGTTCTCGGCGGCGTTCACCGCCCGGCGCAAAGGCAAAAATCAGATCCAGTTCTTCGCGCCGGAAGAGATGGAAAAGGCGCAGCAGCGACTGACGGAAGAGAGCGACATCCTGACCGCGCTGGATAACCGCCAGTTTGCCCTCTGGCTACAGCCGCAGGTGAATTTGCTGACGGGAGAAGTGAAAAGCGCCGAGGCACTGCTGCGCGTGCAGCAGCCGGATGGTTCATGGGAGCTGCCGGAAGGGCTGATTGAGCGCATTGAGTCCTGCGGCCTGATGGTTACCGTCGGCTACTGGGTGCTGGAGGAGTCCTGCCGTCAGCTTGCCGCCTGGCAGGAGCGCGGCGTGACGCTGCCGCTGTCGGTCAATTTGTCTGCCCTGCAGCTTATGCACCCGACCATGGTTTCAGAGATGCTGGAGCTGATCCATCGTTACCGAATCAAGCCTGATACGTTAACTCTGGAAGTGACGGAGAGCCGACGCATCGACGATCCTAATCAGGCAGTCGCAATTCTGAAACCGCTGCGTAATGCCGGCATTCGCATTGCGCTGGACGATTTTGGTATGGGATACGCCGGGCTGCGTCAGCTTCAGCACATGAAAACCCTTCCGGTGGATGTGCTCAAAATTGATAAAGCGTTTGTCGACGGTCTGCCGGGCGACAGCAGCATGGTGCAGGCGATTATCCAGATGGCGCGCAGCCTCAACCTGCATCTTATTGCCGAGGGGATTGAAACCGAAGCGCAACGTGCCTGGCTGGCAGAGGCGGGCGTGGAGAGCGGACAAGGCTTCCTTTTTGCCCCTGCTGTTCCTTCGGATGTCTTTGAAGAACGATACCTTTCTGGTGCTGACAATAACGCAAAAGTGTAA